The sequence CCTTGCATAAAATGAACTAGTACAcataaatttttgttttataCATCATGAGCATAGATCATTACCTTAATCACAAACTTGATGGCATAAACCTGCCAACAACAGTCAATGTAATGACGATGCTACAAGGATACAAAAATGATGGAGATCCTGATGTTTTTAATGTACAATCGATGCTTACTGCAATGAAAATATCAAGTTCTCTAATGACTAGGGAACGAATTAGGAACTTATGGGATTTTTTCTTTTGCGTGGAACTTATGGCTTCTTATGTCCATCAAAACTAGATTTCTCTTTTTCATCTTCAACCCATATGTTCAGTTCAGAACAACAAATTCTGCTGCAGGTTCAATGTAGTCCATGTTTACACCACTAAGCTCGAATAGAGAGAAGCTACGTCCAATTACTCTAGTCATACGTAATTTTCAATGAGGAATAGTCATTCATCACTATCCAATACATTCCCAAGAATACTCCACTTACTAGTTTGAATATCTCGAAGCAACATATGAGTTATTCAATCTATAATGAATCAAGTTCAAAACTTTCTCCAAGATTTTAGTGACAGCTAATGAATTCAGATGTGCACCTGAACTGATATTGATGATTACTAAATGCTTCCATCAAAGATTCTTTCTTTTGGAATATTAACAATTACAAAATGCATGAGTCATAAAAATATCACTAGTACTACAGAAAGGCCTGATCAAAGGATAAAGAAACTATTTTTAGTACAATCACACATTAGTGCAGTAGCAATAATGCCAATGAAAACCCAAACCATCGAAATGTACAGAAAAGAaatgattcttcatatgatctAAATGAATTAGAACTTAACCTAAAACCATAAACCCACAATCCTTTAGATGAATTAGAGCTTTACCTGTAGCACAGACAACATCAAAATACAAATTGAGCACCTTAGTGATAGGCATTTGGTAATAGAGAATGGATAGCATAATTCCAGCTTTTATGCTTATTCGAACTTATTTTGCTGTCTATCAGTTTCATTTTAGAAGTTTTAGTGAGGTGAAAGTAGAGCTGTGGCCTGTTAGAGGTGTTGTTGCGAGTCCCATTGCTGATCCGTGTATCAAGCTGCGTACGCACTCTGCTTGAATTCTGAAATGAAAGCTGGTAATCCTAGcatactcttttgttttctATAAAAAGCAGGGCTAAAAGCCTTTGGTCTAGAAGCTTAACCTGTAGAACTGTAGCAACATGTTACTAAATTGCTGCAGTTATGAAAAAATGAAACTAGGAGCACCTCCAATGCAACAAATGGACAATACAGGAAAAAGTTGTGGATCAAATTGGAAGTCTCAACTTTAGCAACCCAAGTCCCCAGCCATTCACCTTATCAAGTATCAACTGATCATTCATTCTCAACTAATGCTTCAGCTCGATGAATTGCACCTAAAATTAGTTGGCAAGTCGCTGAATTTACCTACCCTAATGTAATCCCTGATGAAGCAAGACGGCATGAACCGCGGCGGCTGGCAGAAGGTGAGCCCCACCAGCCTCCTGAGATCCTCCGGCCGCTGCGGCAGCAGAACGCTGGCCGCCTCGTTGATGTCCTCGACAGCGAAAAGCCCCGCGGCCAGGTCGGCCTCCTCGAGGCACACTCCCGCCGCGATTAGCACGAGCCGCTCCACCGCCGCGGGGAACGCGTGGGCGAGGTGGTAGGCCACGAACCCTCCGTAGCTGACCCCGACGACGGCGTACCGCTGCGGCGCGCCAGGGAGcgcggccatggcggcggcgacgcaGGCGGCCTGGTAGGCCGGGGAGcggtcggcggcgggggaggcggaggcgccGAAGAAGATGAGGTCCGGGACGTAGGGCGCGAGGCCGGCGGCGAGCAGCGGGCGGAGGAAGGGGGCCCATTGCCAGGTGGCGCTCGCGCCGAagccgtggaggaggaggaccggGTAGGGGCAGGGGgctccggcggcggcaggggGCGGAAGCCAGAGGTGCACGATGGCGCCGTCCGGGAGCGGCACGGAGGCTGATCGGAGCCCCGCAGAGCGGAAGGCGCGCGTGTAGCAGCGGTCCCGCACGAGCGTGGGGCTCAGCCGgtgctgccaccgccgccggccgccgccggcctCGCCGCTGGCGGAGGCCGGCGGCGCGGGCAGCGGCGGAGGGGGCATCTCGCTCGCCGGAGGCGGGAGATCCGAGGGCGCGAGCGGGTGGACTGGGTCTATGCTCCGGCGGCTGTGCCTGTTTGCTCTGTTCCAAGTCAGTTGTAGagaatgcaaaaaaaaaccttctAAAATCACTTGgactttaactttttttttagaaattgttttgttgtaaaaaatcctaaaaatttgattttattaaaaaacccttaaaaatttaaaaaaatcacaacaaaacaaCTTCCGAAGAGAAAATTATTACATGACAACTTCACCGTCACTTCAAAACGACGTGAGCTCTTCGATCTGAAATGAATGGACAAAATTTAATGTTACAGTAGTACTTCTCACAAAATACTATGAGCTGATTTAAGAAGGGTAAAGTCCAAGGATCCGGATTCAGTTGCTCCCATGATCTAGCGCGTGCATCGTCCACATAAAACTGAATGCAACTAAACGGGTTTCACGTAATTGTCTGATTGATATCTCTATTGCTCCCTCCGGTCCAAGTACtttgatgttttttatttttcatgatgattaCGGGGTGAgtttgaccattattttctattataatatattacaaaatctaataaatttatgCGATTATGAATATACTTTTCAAGAGAAATCTATATATATggtttttatatttctaaactaaatattttaaagttATTTACAATCAAAGTTTCAAAAATTTAACCGGATCTTGTCTAAAACCAAGTATTTGTGATATGAGGATGTAATATAAAACACAATTTAGCCTGACTTAGTCCCCTCTACATGGTAGCACCTAATAAAAATGGAGAAAACCACGTGTCTAAGAAAACCCAAAAAACATGGGCATCTTTCTCGAGACCGAACTCCCCCTCCCCATCTCACCCAAACCTCGACCTGCACCGCCCCAGATCTCCACTCGTGTCATCGCTTGCCTTGCTCAGTTTCCAGTTTCCTCCGCCagcgaccccccccccccaccctaaGAAGAGGCCTCTGTCACTGTGGTGTTGGCGGCCATGGGCGCTCTGTGTGGGACGGCACTAAGGAAGATGAAGCAAAGGTGCGGGTCAGCTGGGAGTACAATTTGTTTTTGTGTGTGGGCCAAATGAGCCAAATTGTATTAACTAATAGAGTTTTTGTATAATGGGTCGTGTTGTGTGTGAGCCCGAGAAAAAAGAGTCGGCATCAAGGAGTCGATTTAATTCCTTAGGTCTTATTCGGTTCTTTAGGATTTAATCCCCAACGAGAACCTATCCAGGGAGGGATTGAGTAGATCCTTCCCATATCCCTAAACCCTGTGAGGGATGAATTCTTTGTTTACACCTAATTCCTCTCTTGTAGAATATGTTCGGTTTTGGTTGGGATTTTAGCTGAGGTTTTCATGCACAGTAGAATGATACAAGGTGGATATCTATTTTCAGTGTCAGGAGTTAGCAGGTAGTTGTTGCATAATTAGTTTGCATGTGTGAAACAAATATAAATAGCAGGTCAGCATGGTCCATTCGTTGCTAGATATGATAGTCATTGATGTCCACAACAAATGGTTGAAGATTATAAGAAAGAGAACAACTGAAGTTACAGAATAACAGTTTTCTGAAAAGATCCTAAATCAAAATATTAAAGGTTCATACTGGCAGCGTATGAATGCTAATGTGCCTCAAAACGCTAATGTTGATGGCACACAAGTCTGTGCCAAGAATAAGCTTCAGCGACTTCGTTAGGACATATTGTGTCTCATTAAATAGATGAGGATGATGTACTTCTCTCAACCAATAGCATGTTCTTCCCTCCAGAGTTCCAGAACCAGGCAATGTACCACCAGAACAATGCCATGTTATGGGCTATTTTAAATCTTAGGTTTACGCAAATTATACTAAATGATAGCTAGATTTAGAGAATGGCCACTTCTAAAACTCTCCTAAAATCTTTTTGCTGGAACATTCGTTTATCTAAACACTTAGAAACAGAGGGACTAAAGTGTATAGCTCATTACTCAAGTGGGAAAACAGGTACTAGCTTTAGTTTCTGtctcaaaaaaaaatagcatgccTTTTGTTGGGTTGGACTTACATGTTCTTAACCAATATAATCAAGCCAGCTAAACAACAAGTTTCATTTTATTGCTTAACCAAATCAAGGCAGATTCTAGATCCTCATCACAAACATTCAGAAAAAAATGCTCTATTATCTAAATTCTTGAAGACACAATATGCTTTGGTTTTTTCCTCCTTTGTCACTTCCATTGAGTTGAGAACAGATATGCACTTCTTGATTGAAAAATCATTACCTTGAGAAACCTCCTTTGCTCTTGCTACCTATGCAGCTTCATCCTCAGCCTGTTTGGTTCTCATATCAAGGTATCTCTCCATCAGCCCTTCTATGTTACCACTCTTCTTCTGcctatttggttctttttcttctttgtttcttgttaCAACAACAGCCCATCTTTACGGTCTCTGTTCATTCCTTTTAACACttgcttcttcatcttcaatTGTTTGTACTCTTGCATCTGTATCATCTTGTCCATGATAAGCTAAAGTCTCTTCCAAGTCTGGAAACATAATCTTGGTGTTACTAAGCTCATCTGCACTCTCACTTGTGTAAGAACTGGGTACTATGGTGGCTGAGTAGAGGTGAAGGTGTAGGTTCCTTCAGCAATATGACCTACACAAGAAAGTTATACTAAAGAAAGAGTAAGCAACATATAGTTCTCGCAAAGCATGGATATTGATAACAAGGATTATGACTTGTGGAAAAACTAACCATCATAAAGTTCTCCTAAGGCATCATATAGAGGAAAAGACTTGCTACGAAACTTCTTAGGTTTAGGAAATGACTTCACAATAAAAGTAAAACATTGAATGGATGCATAATATAACTAACTACATAATTAAGTAATGTTCAAGAAATCATTTTACAATGATTATGTTGTTCCATATAGCTAATTCAACCTCAATCATACACCTTTGATCATTCCATGAAGCTCCGCTTTGCTTCCTAGTCTCTTTTAGCATCATATATTCTCTTTTCAACTCATTTTCCTTCTCTTGGATTTGGGCTTTTGTGAAAATCACATACTTATTCCTATCATGGGAttccttcacaattttgttccAAACTTCTGACGACCATCCATTTTAATCACTATAATCAGGGGTGATAGGATTCCAAGAGGCACTTGATTTTTCTACATAAAACAAGAATCAAATATGAACCGTAGAATTTCAGAGTTGTAAAATTGTAGAATTGATGTGTAAAACAATTAGTATTATGGTCTCTAGTTGCATACCTCTTGAAG is a genomic window of Phragmites australis chromosome 24, lpPhrAust1.1, whole genome shotgun sequence containing:
- the LOC133907874 gene encoding uncharacterized protein LOC133907874; protein product: MPPPPLPAPPASASGEAGGGRRRWQHRLSPTLVRDRCYTRAFRSAGLRSASVPLPDGAIVHLWLPPPAAAGAPCPYPVLLLHGFGASATWQWAPFLRPLLAAGLAPYVPDLIFFGASASPAADRSPAYQAACVAAAMAALPGAPQRYAVVGVSYGGFVAYHLAHAFPAAVERLVLIAAGVCLEEADLAAGLFAVEDINEAASVLLPQRPEDLRRLVGLTFCQPPRFMPSCFIRDYIRVMCTENVKEKTELLYALINGRKLSDLPKINQQTLIIWGEKDLVFPLELGLRLKRHLGDTSELVIVKNTGHAINREKPAELCRLIKNYIADPSVKYRDDHKGSWKKAIKRFARSSLRKVDSSRSLL